A genomic segment from Pseudalkalibacillus berkeleyi encodes:
- a CDS encoding TadE/TadG family type IV pilus assembly protein translates to MLKRRNPMNEESGSTIVLVGLAMVALLAIMGLVIDGGSLYMTKSHLQKVANASVLSGAQELTVSESEVRQIVEDILKDHAEIESLETMNIKLNDEVRVQLSKDVPLHFSNLFGLESTPVKVKAAASIMSMSEAVGAAPLGIDDSIPLEFYRPYQLKVGPHDNESGVFGILALGGTGAKTYEENLRNGYQSPIKIGDIIDTQTGNIAGKTRSVINELVNACTVTEEEMKAGANPRDCERILLVPVYEPYDADQNQMKSIKVTGFAYFYIMEPMDQKSTEIFGMFIKRAGTGFVDETMEDNGAYGIRLTE, encoded by the coding sequence ATGCTAAAACGTAGAAATCCGATGAATGAGGAGTCAGGTAGTACGATCGTTTTGGTAGGTTTAGCTATGGTCGCCTTACTTGCAATCATGGGACTTGTGATTGATGGTGGGTCGTTATATATGACAAAGAGTCACTTGCAAAAGGTTGCGAATGCTTCTGTTTTATCTGGCGCACAAGAACTAACCGTAAGCGAAAGTGAAGTACGTCAGATTGTAGAGGACATTCTTAAAGATCATGCTGAGATTGAAAGTTTAGAGACAATGAATATTAAGTTGAACGATGAGGTTCGTGTCCAATTATCTAAGGACGTACCTCTCCATTTTTCAAACTTATTCGGATTGGAATCAACACCGGTTAAAGTAAAAGCTGCTGCATCCATTATGTCCATGTCTGAGGCCGTTGGTGCCGCACCGCTTGGAATAGATGATTCTATACCACTGGAGTTTTATAGACCCTATCAATTAAAGGTTGGTCCCCATGATAATGAATCTGGTGTGTTTGGAATACTCGCTTTAGGCGGTACGGGTGCTAAAACGTATGAAGAGAATCTGAGAAATGGATATCAAAGTCCGATTAAAATCGGAGATATCATCGATACACAAACCGGTAATATCGCAGGGAAAACACGTTCCGTCATTAATGAACTCGTAAACGCTTGTACAGTAACAGAGGAGGAAATGAAAGCAGGAGCTAACCCACGCGATTGTGAAAGAATCCTTCTCGTACCCGTATATGAACCTTATGATGCGGATCAAAATCAAATGAAATCAATCAAAGTAACAGGTTTTGCTTATTTCTACATAATGGAGCCAATGGATCAGAAAAGCACTGAAATATTTGGAATGTTCATTAAGAGAGCTGGTACAGGTTTCGTGGATGAAACGATGGAAGATAACGGGGCATATGGGATTAGACTAACAGAGTAG
- a CDS encoding CpaF family protein, with translation MSLLEKVQAKNQEKVQHVEKDAPSTHEQPVQKADIMTSFRPQKNANAGQKEESDKKQEKMNKHLELKNRLHKKILEEMNDNEDIDELIPKLDGMAIEIIKDDELFRGAIDRKKVVQELIHDLTGFGPINPLLIDPDVTEVMVNGPDMVYIEKNGKLLLSGVRFRDDDHVMNVIEKIVAPIGRRIDESSPMVDARLPDGSRVNAIIPPLSLIGPTITIRKFSKDPFTIDNLISFGTMTKEMATFIEACVKARLNIFVSGGTGSGKTTTLNVLSSFIFEDERIVTIEDAAELQLGQPHVISLESRPPNIEGKGSITIRDLVRNSLRMRPDRIVIGEVRGAEALDMLQAMNTGHDGSLATGHSNSPRDMISRLETMVLLAGVELPVKAIREQISGAIDVIIQQSRLKDGTRKITKITEVQGLEGDVIILQDIFEFQQDGIDADGKIIGRLVPTGVRPKFYDLLERSGLDIPPSVFIAEEEWG, from the coding sequence ATGAGTCTATTAGAAAAGGTACAAGCAAAGAATCAAGAGAAGGTTCAACATGTTGAAAAGGATGCGCCAAGCACGCATGAGCAACCTGTTCAGAAAGCAGATATCATGACTAGCTTCCGCCCTCAAAAGAATGCCAATGCAGGGCAAAAAGAAGAGTCTGATAAGAAACAAGAAAAGATGAACAAGCATTTAGAACTAAAAAATAGATTACATAAGAAAATCCTTGAAGAAATGAATGATAATGAGGACATCGATGAGCTCATTCCTAAATTGGATGGGATGGCAATCGAAATCATAAAAGATGATGAATTGTTCCGTGGCGCAATCGACCGCAAAAAAGTTGTTCAGGAACTCATCCATGATTTGACAGGGTTCGGTCCGATCAATCCACTTTTAATAGATCCAGATGTGACAGAGGTCATGGTGAATGGACCTGACATGGTCTATATCGAGAAAAATGGAAAACTGCTGTTATCGGGTGTCAGGTTTAGAGATGATGACCACGTAATGAATGTAATCGAAAAAATCGTTGCGCCTATTGGAAGAAGAATTGATGAAAGCTCTCCAATGGTTGATGCAAGACTACCTGACGGATCGCGTGTAAATGCTATCATACCTCCGCTATCTCTAATAGGACCTACGATTACGATTCGTAAATTTTCTAAAGACCCTTTCACAATTGATAACTTGATCAGCTTCGGAACGATGACAAAAGAAATGGCTACCTTCATTGAGGCGTGTGTCAAAGCAAGATTGAACATATTTGTATCAGGAGGAACAGGTTCAGGAAAAACGACAACCTTAAATGTCCTGTCTTCGTTTATTTTTGAAGATGAACGGATTGTAACCATTGAAGATGCAGCCGAACTTCAACTAGGGCAGCCTCATGTTATTTCTCTTGAATCAAGACCTCCAAATATTGAAGGGAAAGGTTCGATTACAATCCGTGATCTCGTTCGGAACTCCTTACGGATGAGACCAGACAGAATCGTGATTGGAGAAGTACGTGGTGCAGAGGCACTTGATATGCTACAAGCGATGAACACCGGACATGATGGATCACTAGCGACTGGGCACTCGAACAGTCCGAGAGATATGATTTCAAGACTTGAGACAATGGTCTTATTAGCAGGCGTAGAGCTACCTGTAAAAGCGATCCGAGAACAAATATCTGGTGCCATTGATGTGATCATACAGCAATCAAGGCTAAAAGATGGTACGAGAAAGATTACTAAAATTACAGAAGTCCAGGGACTTGAAGGTGACGTCATCATTCTTCAGGATATTTTTGAATTCCAGCAAGATGGCATTGATGCAGACGGGAAAATCATTGGACGGCTTGTCCCTACAGGTGTTAGACCGAAGTTCTATGATTTACTTGAAAGATCTGGGTTAGACATTCCTCCGAGTGTATTCATAGCTGAGGAGGAATGGGGATGA
- a CDS encoding DUF192 domain-containing protein, which translates to MELINLTTGAIISDQVIPAYSFFKRLKGLMFTSSFPEGCAVHIKPCRSIHTYFMNFEIDVLYLSESNEVIALDRYIHPGQIGKHHEGTASVIELPAGTIHKTKLKKGHFVQIQNLKERVS; encoded by the coding sequence TTGGAGCTCATTAACCTGACAACCGGAGCTATCATTTCGGATCAAGTCATTCCGGCCTATTCATTCTTTAAGCGATTAAAAGGACTTATGTTTACTTCATCATTTCCGGAAGGTTGTGCAGTTCATATAAAACCCTGTCGGTCGATCCATACGTATTTCATGAATTTCGAGATTGACGTTCTGTATTTGAGTGAATCGAATGAAGTCATTGCATTAGATCGGTACATTCATCCAGGACAAATCGGTAAACATCATGAAGGAACTGCATCTGTCATTGAGTTACCTGCAGGTACGATTCATAAGACAAAGCTGAAAAAAGGACACTTCGTCCAAATCCAAAATTTAAAGGAGCGAGTATCATGA
- a CDS encoding type II secretion system F family protein, whose product MATPLVKRILYPLWREFRKGFNKKMDGDKQAKLGVKLLQAGNPFGMTLFEYRLIQLLLVLVLPVIAGGWGFLMGFSFGGILFSGILALIISIVLPPYYIKSKIHARSKSALKELPDVLDLLTVSLEAGLGFDGALSKVVLKKEGVLSTEFHRCLEEIRLGKTRRDSLRGVRERLVVDELNILISSILQAEKLGMGLVNVLRVQSEEVRDQRKQRAEQEAMKAPVKMLFPLVLFIFPSLFIVLLGPAIIQFIESFNK is encoded by the coding sequence ATGGCAACACCTTTAGTGAAGCGTATTTTATATCCTTTATGGAGGGAATTCCGTAAAGGATTCAATAAAAAAATGGATGGAGATAAACAGGCCAAACTTGGAGTGAAGCTGCTGCAAGCTGGGAATCCATTCGGCATGACTCTATTTGAATATAGGTTAATCCAACTATTGCTCGTTCTTGTCCTTCCTGTTATAGCAGGTGGATGGGGGTTTTTGATGGGATTCTCATTCGGAGGCATTCTATTCTCGGGTATATTAGCGCTCATTATTTCGATTGTACTCCCACCTTATTATATAAAAAGTAAAATACATGCACGATCGAAATCCGCGTTGAAAGAACTCCCAGATGTATTAGACTTGCTGACTGTTAGCCTTGAAGCGGGATTAGGGTTTGATGGAGCGCTAAGTAAAGTAGTTTTGAAAAAAGAAGGCGTATTATCAACTGAATTTCATCGTTGCCTTGAGGAAATACGTTTAGGTAAAACTCGACGTGATTCACTTCGAGGTGTAAGGGAAAGGTTAGTCGTTGATGAACTGAATATTCTAATCAGTAGCATTTTGCAAGCTGAGAAATTAGGAATGGGTCTTGTGAATGTCCTCAGAGTACAGTCTGAAGAAGTCCGGGACCAGCGGAAGCAACGGGCTGAACAAGAAGCGATGAAAGCACCTGTGAAAATGTTATTCCCACTCGTTCTCTTCATTTTTCCAAGTCTATTTATCGTCTTACTCGGGCCAGCAATTATCCAGTTCATAGAAAGTTTTAACAAATAA
- a CDS encoding type II secretion system F family protein, whose product MMHTYLVLMVSISSFLFFYAILQVTLLSNKRLNKRMNYYLSTGDHSKLDKRKFNLLLQMQLYKQRVRSKVSKKKNRKLGHMLRRAGVPLKTEEFILFRWISTLLAASFLYLLFGKILMLFIGAAFGYFYPYMWIKKKEKKRIQKFNDGLADMISTVVGSLRAGFSFPQALKTVVEESDDPISTEIGYVLKEMQYGSSLEDALNELHERMPSEDLELMIQAILIQRQVGGNLATVLDKIVQTIRDRTKIQRQIVTLTAQGKLSGIVIGLLPIILAVLLYLIEPDYIGTLFTNVIGMAMLGAGLVSGVIGFILIRKVTTIEV is encoded by the coding sequence ATGATGCATACGTATTTAGTCCTGATGGTTTCCATTAGCTCTTTCTTATTCTTTTATGCAATTTTACAAGTAACGTTGTTATCAAATAAACGATTGAATAAACGAATGAACTACTATTTGTCAACGGGTGACCACTCTAAATTAGACAAACGGAAATTCAACCTTTTGCTACAAATGCAGCTATATAAACAAAGGGTGCGTTCAAAGGTTTCGAAAAAGAAGAACCGAAAACTCGGGCACATGTTAAGAAGAGCAGGCGTCCCTTTAAAGACGGAGGAGTTCATTTTATTTCGTTGGATCTCAACCTTACTCGCAGCTTCCTTTCTGTACTTGCTTTTCGGTAAAATATTGATGTTGTTCATCGGAGCTGCTTTCGGTTACTTCTATCCATATATGTGGATTAAGAAAAAAGAGAAGAAAAGGATACAAAAGTTTAATGATGGTTTAGCCGATATGATTTCGACTGTCGTAGGCTCACTACGTGCAGGATTTAGTTTTCCGCAAGCATTAAAGACTGTAGTAGAAGAATCTGATGATCCGATTAGCACAGAAATCGGATATGTGTTAAAGGAAATGCAGTATGGAAGTTCGCTTGAGGATGCACTGAATGAGCTTCACGAAAGGATGCCGAGTGAAGATTTAGAGCTCATGATCCAAGCGATCTTAATCCAGAGGCAGGTCGGTGGTAATTTAGCGACTGTCTTAGATAAAATCGTACAAACCATCCGTGATCGTACCAAAATTCAGCGACAAATTGTAACACTCACTGCGCAAGGAAAATTATCTGGAATCGTAATTGGTCTTTTACCGATTATTTTAGCCGTATTGCTCTATTTGATCGAGCCAGATTATATTGGAACCTTATTTACAAATGTAATTGGTATGGCCATGCTTGGAGCTGGTTTAGTTTCAGGTGTAATTGGATTCATATTGATTCGAAAAGTAACCACAATCGAGGTGTAA
- a CDS encoding TadE/TadG family type IV pilus assembly protein produces MIKSERGQSLVEMALALPVLLIILMGIFDVGRIMYTYMHLELATQETVRLGGLGRDDAAITEFARDYVHIGDPDLLEVSITPGDTTRKSGDYIRVSLQYPVEYVTPFISNILPSPVLLKTDSTIRVE; encoded by the coding sequence ATGATCAAGAGTGAGAGAGGGCAGTCTCTCGTAGAAATGGCACTGGCTCTACCGGTATTATTGATCATTTTGATGGGGATCTTTGATGTCGGAAGAATCATGTATACATATATGCACTTAGAGCTAGCGACACAAGAAACAGTTCGGCTAGGTGGTTTAGGAAGAGATGATGCGGCCATCACTGAATTTGCAAGGGATTATGTACATATTGGAGACCCTGATCTTTTAGAGGTATCGATAACACCCGGTGACACAACAAGAAAATCTGGTGACTATATTCGTGTCTCGCTTCAATATCCAGTAGAATACGTCACGCCTTTCATATCAAATATATTGCCGTCACCTGTCTTGTTAAAAACCGATTCCACTATACGCGTGGAGTGA
- a CDS encoding Flp family type IVb pilin — translation MMNKLKGLIVEEQGQGMTEYGLVLGLIAVAAVGSLALLREEIVTMFKDVVSLVKGREDTTTG, via the coding sequence ATGATGAACAAATTAAAAGGTTTGATCGTAGAAGAGCAAGGACAAGGGATGACTGAATACGGACTAGTACTAGGTTTGATTGCAGTAGCTGCAGTTGGATCATTGGCATTATTAAGAGAAGAGATCGTGACAATGTTCAAGGATGTTGTTTCTTTAGTAAAAGGTAGAGAGGATACGACAACTGGTTAA
- a CDS encoding AAA family ATPase: MTSKVEEQNEIKKPKRRGEMITICSAKGGVGRTVMTVNLAVALCKKNMKIAILDGDYMFGDVGLAMDLQSAFTIKNVIEDIDDLDEVTLASYFSKHESGVRVLAAPDRPEYSELVTKDNIQQILDLMLEAFDYVIVDTNVGLHDQTLPLVEKADQILMLTNLEMATLKNTKLMLETLETLDLREKVNTIINRSTMESVISASDVPDILGDYEPHYIPNDFQVASQSLNIGIPFVVNQGKTELAKSIFKMAEQLTSRREIKVYGTEQPSFLSKIFQRSKRS; the protein is encoded by the coding sequence ATGACAAGTAAAGTTGAAGAGCAAAATGAAATAAAGAAGCCGAAGCGTCGTGGCGAAATGATCACGATTTGCAGTGCGAAAGGTGGAGTTGGCCGTACAGTGATGACGGTCAACTTAGCCGTTGCTTTATGCAAAAAGAATATGAAAATCGCGATTCTCGACGGTGATTACATGTTCGGAGATGTCGGGCTCGCTATGGACCTCCAATCTGCTTTTACAATTAAAAATGTAATTGAAGATATAGATGATTTGGATGAAGTGACACTAGCAAGTTATTTCAGTAAGCATGAAAGTGGTGTGCGTGTCCTAGCCGCTCCTGACCGACCGGAATATTCTGAGCTAGTAACGAAAGACAATATTCAACAAATACTAGACTTGATGCTCGAGGCGTTTGACTACGTGATCGTGGATACGAATGTCGGCCTTCATGATCAGACCCTTCCTTTAGTTGAAAAAGCGGATCAAATTCTTATGCTAACGAATTTAGAAATGGCAACATTGAAAAATACAAAGTTAATGTTAGAAACGTTGGAAACATTGGATTTGAGAGAAAAAGTGAATACTATCATCAATCGATCGACTATGGAGAGTGTGATTTCTGCATCAGATGTACCTGATATTTTAGGAGATTACGAACCCCACTACATACCCAACGATTTTCAGGTTGCATCCCAATCATTGAACATCGGAATTCCTTTCGTCGTCAATCAAGGAAAGACAGAGCTTGCGAAATCCATTTTTAAGATGGCCGAACAGCTTACATCGAGACGTGAAATCAAAGTGTACGGCACAGAACAGCCATCCTTTCTTTCGAAAATTTTTCAAAGGTCTAAACGGAGTTAG
- the cpaB gene encoding Flp pilus assembly protein CpaB gives MLRSKLVLVLAIVMGLITTVLFFNYMKQFDSETVASQTKKEVVIASTEIKRNVPITKEMLETKLLPEEGVHTNAVLKMDEAIGQYSTADIALGESLLTNHLQNVKEETLFVSRKVREGFRAVSVGLNLPQSVTNLIEPGDQVDVIGTKKIGDEQVSEFVVQNVTVLAVGRRLVETTEGEPYVEFTSATLEVMPNESVRLVNASESGTVHIVLRTRVKPDKEAVKDDK, from the coding sequence ATGTTGAGATCAAAACTCGTATTGGTATTGGCGATCGTCATGGGGCTGATTACAACGGTATTATTCTTTAATTACATGAAGCAATTTGATTCTGAAACGGTCGCTAGTCAAACGAAGAAAGAGGTTGTAATAGCCTCTACGGAAATCAAACGGAACGTTCCGATCACGAAAGAGATGTTGGAAACGAAGTTACTTCCTGAAGAAGGAGTTCATACAAATGCTGTTCTAAAAATGGATGAGGCGATCGGCCAATATTCCACAGCAGATATCGCACTTGGAGAGTCTTTACTTACTAATCATTTACAAAATGTGAAAGAAGAGACGTTATTCGTTTCTAGAAAAGTTCGAGAGGGTTTTAGGGCTGTTTCAGTAGGATTGAACCTCCCTCAATCAGTCACTAATTTAATAGAACCAGGAGATCAAGTAGATGTAATCGGAACTAAGAAAATTGGAGATGAACAAGTATCAGAATTTGTTGTCCAAAATGTCACGGTACTAGCTGTTGGTAGACGTCTAGTCGAGACGACAGAAGGAGAACCTTATGTTGAATTCACATCTGCAACGCTAGAAGTCATGCCGAATGAGTCTGTGCGGCTCGTGAATGCTTCAGAATCAGGTACGGTTCATATTGTATTAAGGACCCGTGTTAAGCCTGATAAGGAGGCTGTTAAGGATGACAAGTAA
- a CDS encoding A24 family peptidase: MLFNTILLIVLLICVITDVRKRLIYNKVIFPALILSFLLHFIMNGWSGLGTSALGFLIGFVILLIPYFLGGMGAGDVKLLALVGAIKGPIFVLNTSIYMALVGGLIAIGILLFSGGAIKRFKYYVNWLYAKKSGLQIPLALTKDSMKATYPYGVAIAGGAILSFIGKAWIL; the protein is encoded by the coding sequence ATGTTATTTAATACAATCTTACTCATCGTCTTGCTTATTTGCGTCATTACAGATGTTAGAAAGCGGCTGATTTATAATAAGGTGATTTTTCCTGCACTTATTCTTTCATTCCTATTGCACTTTATTATGAACGGTTGGTCTGGCTTAGGTACATCTGCACTTGGTTTCTTAATCGGATTTGTAATCTTGTTGATACCGTATTTCTTGGGTGGAATGGGAGCAGGAGACGTGAAGCTTCTAGCGTTGGTTGGAGCGATCAAAGGCCCAATATTCGTATTAAACACATCCATTTATATGGCGCTAGTAGGTGGATTGATTGCAATCGGTATCCTTCTTTTTAGTGGAGGAGCGATCAAGCGTTTCAAGTACTACGTCAATTGGCTGTATGCAAAGAAAAGTGGTTTGCAGATTCCGTTAGCACTTACGAAGGATTCAATGAAAGCTACTTATCCCTATGGGGTTGCAATTGCAGGCGGTGCCATCCTTAGCTTCATTGGGAAGGCGTGGATTTTATGA